Proteins encoded by one window of Bactrocera oleae isolate idBacOlea1 chromosome 4, idBacOlea1, whole genome shotgun sequence:
- the Rep gene encoding rab proteins geranylgeranyltransferase component A, whose translation MSDDLPDKFDLIVIGTGFPESCVAAAASRIGKTVLHIDPNEYYGGVWASFNLESFCALLEQGSNSELRNATQKWHVAETLKLDQAESDTVNSDILAGEINTKTDANTKQSVLDWSRETLLQQSRRFNLDLSPKILYSAGHLVQLLISSNICRYAEFRAVDRVCTRFQNNIINVPCSRSDVFNTKDLNIVEKRLLMKFLTLCMTYGEDKTDEDALQFRGKTFREYLQEQKVTEKISICVMQAIAMCNEETTFEEGMARTQQFLNSLGRYGNTPFLFPMYGCGEIPQCFCRLCAVFGGIYCLKRHIDDINIEADTNIASVILAGKTIKAQHVVSAPGHLPNAFLQRNLGVYGQGELVNSLSRGIFLTATPLGAEELNSGGGGVNVLRLLAGSHEAILIQLSHFSGTCPKGVFLFHITTTAQSDQPEQDLAPFVSQVFNITAENAPKLLYSAYFTIMGRQRTAATPYVDAATPIFCTSTPYYELDYDKSITSAREIFAKLYADAEFLPRAPDPEEIVIEGEDPRALSENSLPDDLREQLRELENSAEHMDIEDTDVTLPGESTQENAETQNMDAD comes from the exons ATGTCTGACGATCTTCCAGACAAATTCGATCTGATCGTTATTGGTACTGGATTTCCGGAAAGTTGTGTAGCAGCTGCTGCAAGTCGTATAGGCAAGACTGTGCTACATATCGATCCTAATGAATATTATGGAGGTGTTTGGGCGTCTTTTAACTTGGAATCATTCTGTGCTCTTTTGGAACAAGGCAGCAACAGTGAACTACGCAATGCTACTCAGAAATGGCACGTGGCTGAGACACTTAAACTGGACCAAGCGGAATCGGATACTGTCAATTCTGATATTTTAGCAGGCGAGATCAACACAAAAACTGATGCTAATACCAAGCAAAGTGTGCTAGACTGGTCGCGTGAAACATTGCTACAGCAATCACGTCGCTTCAATTTAGATTTAAGTCCAAAGATACTCTATTCTGCCGGACATTTGGTGCAATTACTTATATCTTCGAATATTTGTCGCTACGCAGAGTTTCGTGCAGTGGACCGTGTGTGCACGcgatttcaaaataatataatcaaTGTGCCTTGCTCACGCAGCGATGTCTTCAACACTAAAGATTTGAACATCGTGGAAAAACGACTACTCATGAAATTCCTAACGCTCTGCATGACATATGGTGAAGACAAAACCGACGAAGATGCCTTACAATTTCGTGGCAAGACATTCCGCGAATATTTGCAAGAGCAGAAAGTGACCGAAAAGATTAGTATTTGTGTAATGCAAGCGATTGCAATGTGCAACGAAGAAACTACCTTCGAAGAGGGTATGGCGCGCACGCAACAGTTTCTCAATAGCCTCGGACGTTACGGCAATACACCGTTTCTATTTCCCATGTATGGTTGTGGCGAAATACCACAATGTTTTTGTCGCCTCTGCGCCGTATTTGGTGGTATTTACTGTTTAAAGCGGCACATCGACGATATAAACATCGAAGCGGATACCAATATAGCGAGCGTTATACTAGCGGGCAAAACCATAAAAGCGCAACATGTAGTTAGTGCACCAGGACATTTGCCTAATGCGTTCCTACAACGAAATCTGGGTGTATACGGACAAGGTGAATTAGTAAATTCACTTTCGCGAGGCATTTTCTTGACTGCTACACCATTGGGCGCTGAAGAGTTGAATTCCGGTGGAGGCGGCGTAAATGTACTTAGACTTTTGGCCGGCTCGCATGAAGCTATACTTATACAGCTATCGCATTTTTCTGGCACCTGTCCCAAAGGAGTTT TTCTCTTTCATATCACAACAACTGCGCAAAGCGATCAACCTGAGCAAGATCTGGCGCCATTTGTTTCACAAGTATTCAATATCACAGCCGAAAATGCGCCAAAGTTATTGTACTCGGCTTACTTCACAATTATGGGACGCCAACGTACTGCCGCTACTCCATATGTAGATGCAGCCACGCCGATATTTTGCACCAGCACACCCTACTATGAATTAGACTATGATAAATCTATAACCAGTGCGCGTGAGATCTTCGCTAAATTGTACGCAGATGCGGAATTCCTGCCACGTGCACCCGATCCAGAAGAGATTGTGATTGAGGGCGAAGATCCACGCGCGTTGAGTGAAAACAGCTTGCCAGATGATTTGCGTGAACAGTTGCGTGAGTTGGAAAATTCAGCTGAGCATATGGATATTGAAGATACAGATGTTACGCTGCCTGGTGAGAGCACACAAGAGAACGCGGAAACGCAAAATATGGAtgcagattaa
- the hpo gene encoding serine/threonine-protein kinase hippo — translation MSSELKKLSEESLLQPPEKVFDIMCKLGEGSYGSVYKALHKESSSIVAIKLVPVASDLHEIIKEISIMQQCDSPYVVRYYGSYFKQYDLWICMEYCGAGSVSDIMRLRKKTLTEDEIATILSDTLQGLVYLHLRRKIHRDIKAGNILLNTEGYAKLADFGVAGQLTDTMAKRNTVIGTPFWMAPEVIEEIGYDCVADIWSLGITALEMAEGKPPYGDIHPMRAIFMIPQKPPPSFREPDRWSAEFIDFVSLCLVKNPDERATASDLLNHEFIRNAKPRSILKQMIEETCAIREQQRANRTGGMSQAKNLPTQQEELLPEEEHEFQAETVKTFIDDPGTLVPEKFGEYQQASGSDATMIAHTEDSGTLGPINRAMGVATGVDNAGGRAVDVSAAADSGTLIELESNLGTMVIKTDSDDSTTTKRNEFNKPRYRPKFLDHFERKNPGEAAVPTRIGDDLEKSTSFAANTEQYQANTTQQQQQQQQQQQQQQQHLMQSQQNHNNSNDTNWENNMEMQFQQISAINQYGLQQHQHHLQQQQQQQQQQAAAAAAAAYYGHPLVSDQHLLAINNQQNLLRSQQQQQQPPAYQQHHLHTQSHSYMDGEFEFLKFLTFDDLNQRLNNIDSEMEKEIEELNKKYNAKRQPIVDAMNAKRKRQQNINNNLIKI, via the exons ATGTCTTCCGAGCTGAAAAAACTTTCAGAGGAATCCCTTCTACAGCCTCCAGAAAAGGTTTTTGACATTATGTGCAAACTTGGCGAAGGTAGCTATGGTTCCGTATATAAAGCCTTGCATAAAGAGAGTAGCTCAATAGTGGCCATCAAATTGGTGCCTGTAGCGTCCGATCTGCATGAAATTATTAAGGAGATCTCCATAATGCAGCAATGCGATTCGCCGTATGTGGTGCGCTATTATGGTTCCTATTTTAAGCAATATGATCTTTGGATATGCATGGAGTATTGTGGTGCTGGTAGTGTATCGGATATAATGCGGCTACGTAAGAAAACGCTAACCGAAGACGAAATAGCAACGATACTCTCCGATACCTTACAGGGTTTAGTGTATCTGCATCTGCGTCGTAAAATACATCGTGATATAAAGGCTGGCAATATATTGTTGAACACAGAAGGCTATGCTAAATTGGCAGATTTTGGTGTAGCAGGTCAACTCACAGATACGATGGCTAAACGTAACACTGTTATTGGCACACCATTTTGGATGGCACCGGAAGTAATCGAAGAAATCGGTTACGATTGTGTAGCAGATATTTGGTCGCTGGGAATAACAGCATTAGAAATGGCCGAAGGTAAACCACCATATGGGGACATACATCCTATGCGTGCCATTTTCATGATCCCACAAAAACCACCACCATCTTTTCGTGAACCCGATCGTTGGAGTGCCGAATTTATTGATTTCGTTAGCTTGTGCCTGGTAAAAAATCCTGATGAACGTGCCACTGCTTCCGATCTGCTCAATCATGAATTTATACGCAACGCAAAGCCGCGTAGTATACTCAAACAAATGATCGAAGAAACTTGTGCAATACGTGAACAACAGCGCGCAAACAGAACCGGTGGTATGAGTCAAGCCAAAAATTTGCCCACGCAGCAAGAGGAGTTGCTGCCAGAAGAAGAACACGAATTTCAAGCGGAGACTGTTAAAACATTTATTGATGATCCGGGCACTTTAGTGCCTGAAAAATTTGGCGAATATCAACAGGCATCGGGCAGTGATGCCACAATGATAGCACATACCGAAGATAGTGGCACGCTGGGCCCTATTAACCGTGCAATGGGTGTCGCCACCGGCGTCGACAATGCAGGCGGCAGAGCGGTTGATGTTAGTGCTGCAGCAGATTCGGGAACGCTCATAGAACTGGAATCGAATTTAG GCACAATGGTCATTAAGACCGATTCGGATGACTCCACCACGACTAAGCGCAACGAATTTAACAAGCCACGATATCGCCCCAAATTTCTCGATCACTTCGAACGTAAAAATCCTGGCGAAGCAGCCGTGCCAACACGCATTGGTGACGATTTGGAAAAATCAACCAGTTTTGCTGCTAATACCGAACAGTATCAAGCAaatacaacacaacaacaacaacaacagcagcagcagcagcaacaacagcaacaacatttaaTGCAGTCACAACAGAATCATAACAATTCGAATGACACGAACTGGGAAAACAATATGGAAATGCAATTTCAACAAATCTCTGCTATCAACCAGTACGGCCTTCAACAGCATCAGCATCAtttgcaacagcagcagcaacaacaacagcaacaagctgcagctgcagcagcagcggcCTATTATGGTCATCCGCTAGTTAGTGATCAACACTTGTTGGCCATAAATAATCAGCAAAATCTATTGCGTagtcaacagcagcaacaacaaccacctgcctaccagcAACATCATCTGCACACACAATCGCACAGCTATATGGATGGTGAATTTGAATTCTTGAAATTTCTCACATTTGACGATCTAAACCAGCGTTTGAATAACATTGACTCCGAAATGGAGAAGGAAATCGAGGagttgaacaaaaaatacaatgcCAAACGTCAGCCAATTGTCGACGCTATGAATGCAAAACGAAAGcgtcaacaaaatattaataataatctaattaaaatttaa
- the ValRS gene encoding valine--tRNA ligase has protein sequence MEQANTNGEIVTQSGPATGEVAASGPPKTAKQLEKEAKKAEKLAKLQAKLDKKAAVPAATEKKEKPEKKVKETKEAVVYTANTAPGEKKDITGALPDAYSPRYVEAQWYSWWEKEGFFTPEYGRTSISAPNPKGKFVMVIPPPNVTGSLHLGHALTNAIEDAITRYHRMKGFTTLWVPGCDHAGIATQVVVEKKLWREEKLTRHDLGREKFIEKIWDWRREKGVRIYDQLKCLGSSYDWTRVAFTMDPKLCKAVTEAFVRLHEDGSIYRSARLVNWSCALRSAISDIEVDKIDIPGRTFFSIPGYDEKVEFGVLIKFAYKIENSDEEVVVATTRIETMLGDTAVAVHPQDERYKHLHGKFVQHPFSDRRIPIVLDDFVDMNFGTGAVKITPAHDPNDYDVGKRCNLPFITIFNDDGYIIGDYGEFKGMKRFDCRKRILEKLKELCLYRETVNNPMVVPFCSRSKDVVEPMIKPQWYVKCDQLAADATEAVRKGDLKIIPEHHTKIWYHWMEGIRDWCVSRQLWWGHRIPAYHVSFNDDSIKAGTADDEAYWIVARSEQEALKKAAERFKVDPSKIVLHQDEDVLDTWFSSGLFPFSVFGWPDNTADLQAFYPTTLLETGHDILFFWVARMVFFGQKLLGKLPFKAVYLHPMVRDAHGRKMSKSLGNVIDPMDVIRGITLEDLHKLLYDSNLDPREIEKAKAGQKQDFPNGIPECGSDALRFALCAYITQARDINLDINRVQGYRFFCNKLWNATKFALLYFTGDERYTADLPLSGNENNMDLWVLSRLATAIETCNNAFIQYDFAAATSACYSFWLYDLCDVYLECVKPIFQNGSDAQKAAARRTLFVCLDFGLRILSPFMPFITEELFQRLPRADTTPSISVAAYPDNVTWHDEKVEKDVDFMQKAARIIRSARSDYNLPNKVKTEAYIVCTAEQPNAILKKYASDLNTIAYCSKIEFVTQPPAGCAILTVSAQCEVHLLLKGLIESEKEITKLQKRKEQLDQTVHKLKQAIQAADYATKVPAEVQTANTEKLQQSEGEVQRIIAAIETLKLM, from the exons ATGGAGCAGGCAAATACAAATGGTGAAATTGTGACCCAATCAGGACCTGCAACCGGCGAGGTGGCTGCGTCTGGTCCACCAAAAACTGCTaaacaattggaaaaagaggctAAAAAGGCGGAAAAATTGGCCAAATTACAAGCAAAATTGGACAAAAAAGCAGCTGTTCCCGCAGCAACggagaaaaaagaaaaaccagAG AAAAAGGTGAAGGAGACCAAAGAGGCTGTTGTATATACGGCAAATACTGCACCTGGCGAGAAGAAAGATATAACAGGCGCACTACCAGACGCTTACAGTCCACGATATGTTGAAGCTCAGTGGTATAGTTGGTGGGAGAAAGAAGGATTTTTCACACCAGAATATGGT CGTACGAGTATATCCGCACCGAATCCCAAAGGCAAATTTGTTATGGTAATACCACCACCTAATGTGACTGGTTCACTACATTTGGGCCATGCTTTAACTAATGCTATTGAGGATGCAATTACGCGTTATCATCGTATGAAGGGTTTTACTACGCTATGGGTGCCAGGTTGTGATCACGCTGGCATAGCCACGCAAGTGGTAGTTGAAAAAAAACTGTGGCGTGAGGAAAAGCTTACACGACACGATTTGGGACGTGAAAAGTTCATAGAAAAAATATGGGATTGGCGGCGAGAAAAAGGTGTGCGTATCTACGATCAACTTAAGTGTTTGGGCTCATCGTATGACTGGACGCGTGTGGCTTTTACCATGGATCCAAAATTATGTAAGGCTGTTACCGAGGCCTTTGTGCGTCTGCATGAGGATGGTAGTATCTACCGTAGTGCGCGTCTTGTAAACTGGTCTTGTGCGCTGCGTTCAGCTATATCAGATATTGAAGTCGACAAAATTGATATACCCGGTAGAACATTTTTCTCTATACCCGGTTATGATGAGAag GTTGAATTTGGTGTGCTAATAAAGTTTGCCTACAAAATCGAGAATTCCGATGAAGAAGTTGTGGTGGCCACTACACGTATTGAAACAATGCTAGGTGATACTGCTGTGGCTGTACATCCGCAAGATGAACGCTACAAACACTTGCATGGCAAATTCGTGCAACATCCATTCAGCGATCGTCGTATACCAATCGTTTTAGACGATTTTGTTGATATGAATTTCGGTACTGGCGCCGTGAAAATTACACCTGCTCACGATCCTAACGATTATGATGTGGGCAAACGCTGTAATCTACCATTCATAACAATTTTCAATGACGATGGCTACATTATCGGCGATTATGGTGAATTCAAGGGCATGAAACGCTTCGATTGTCGCAAGCGCATACTGGAAAAACTCAAGGAACTGTGTCTGTATCGCGAGACTGTCAATAATCCTATGGTCGTGCCGTTCTGCAGTCGCTCGAAAGACGTAGTGGAACCCATGATCAAACCGCAATG GTACGTCAAATGCGATCAATTGGCCGCTGACGCAACTGAAGCTGTGCGCAAGGGTGACTTGAAAATCATACCAGAACATCATACGAAAATCTGGTACCACTGGATGGAGGGCATACGCGATTGGTGTGTCTCGCGTCAATTGTGGTGGGGACATCGTATACCGGCCTATCATGTGAGCTTCAATGATGACAGCATTAAAGCCGGCACG GCCGACGATGAGGCTTACTGGATCGTTGCTCGTTCGGAGCAAGAAGCTCTTAAAAAAGCTGCAGAAAGATTTAAAGTGGATCCCAGCAAAATCGTATTACACCAAGATGAAGATGTGCTAGACACTTGGTTCAGTTCCGGTCTATTCCCCTTCTCTGTCTTCGGTTGGCCTGACAATACGGCAGACTTGCAAGCGTTTTACCCAACAACATTGCTAGAAACCGGGCATGATATACTCTTCTTCTGGGTTGCGCGTATGGTATTTTTCGGACAAAAGCTGCTCGGCAAATTGCCCTTCAAGGCAGTATATTTGCATCCAATGGTGCGTGATGCACACGGACGTAAAATGTCCAAATCCTTGGGTAACGTCATCGATCCCATGGACGTTATTCGTGGCATAACACTTGAGGACTTACATAAGCTACTGTACGATTCCAATTTGGATCCACGTGAAATTGAAAAAGCCAAGGCTGGCCAAAAGCAAGATTTCCCAAATGGCATTCCAGAATGCGGTTCCGATGCGCTGCGTTTTGCACTATGCGCTTATATTACACAAGCGCGTGATATTAATCTGGATATTAATCGTGTGCAAGGCTATCGTTTCTTCTGCAACAAATTGTGGAATGCAACGAAATTTGCATTGTTGTACTTTACCGGCGATGAACGATATACAGCGGATTTGCCGCTCAGTGGCAACGAAAACAATATGGATTTGTGGGTGCTATCTCGTCTTGCCACGGCTATTGAGACATGCAACAATGCTTTTATACAATATGACTTTGCAGCGGCGACCAGCGCTTGTTATAGCTTTTGGTTGTACGATTTGTGTGATGTGTATCTGGAATGCGTGAAGCCGATCTTCCAAAATGGCAGTGATGCACAGAAAGCTGCAGCGCGTCGTACGCTATTCGTGTGTTTAGATTTCGGTTTGCGCATATTATCGCCGTTCATGCCATTCATTACCGAGGAATTATTTCAACGACTACCACGCGCCGATACGACACCCAGCATTTCCGTGGCCGCATATCCAG ATAACGTTACTTGGCACGATGAAAAGGTGGAGAAAGATGTTGATTTCATGCAAAAAGCCGCACGTATCATACGTTCAGCACGTTCCGATTACAATCTACCCAATAAAGTGAAGACCGAGGCGTACATTGTTTGCACCGCTGAACAGCCCAATGcgattcttaaaaaatatgcgAGCGATTTGAACACAATTGCCTACTGTTCCAAAATCGAATTTGTTACTCAACCGCCAGCGGGTTGCGCAATACTCACTGTGAGCGCGCAATGTGAAGTGCATTTATTGCTCAAGGGTCTCATCGAATCGGAGAAGGAAATTACGAAATTGCAGAAACGTAAGGAACAGTTAGACCAAACTGTGCATAAATTGAAGCAAGCTATACAGGCTGCTGATTATGCAACCAAAGTACCGGCTGAAGTGCAAACGGCCAATACGGAGAAACTGCAGCAGTCGGAGGGTGAAGTGCAACGAATCATTGCAGCAATTGAGACCTTGAAATTAATGTAA
- the LOC106620038 gene encoding ATP synthase subunit s, mitochondrial, whose product MFILQTISKTNLIYQCQRTLNSISTNKNIQLLNKLKSVNLQKRELWGYVAIAFNKVDNERLSKVGPDRLCAEWILKNGGAVGLVGMQNRVLKDYNSLPPESVKFNLQVIDATNASIMKMGLDHFAGCRHIDTVIFHNCKHLEDGGLEGLVHLKSTLKRLQVSGCYNLRDSCFDVVAQLSALEQLRLFDLLYVKDIQGVATKLRQALPNCKIEVRASQ is encoded by the coding sequence AtgtttattttgcaaacaatatctaaaacaaatttaatttatcaatGTCAACGCACTTTAAATAGTATTTCTACAAACAAAAACATTCAATTGCTTAACAAACTTAAAAGCGTCAATTTACAAAAACGTGAACTATGGGGTTACGTAGCAATTGCATTTAACAAAGTTGACAACGAACGACTATCCAAAGTGGGACCCGATCGGCTGTGTGCAGAATGGATATTGAAAAATGGTGGTGCAGTTGGTTTAGTAGGCATGCAAAATAGAGTACTTAAGGACTATAATAGTCTGCCACCAGAGTCGGTAAAATTCAATCTGCAAGTCATTGATGCCACTAATGCGTCTATTATGAAAATGGGACTTGATCATTTTGCCGGTTGTCGACATATAGATACGGTTATATTTCACAATTGTAAACATCTAGAAGATGGTGGTCTTGAAGGTTTAGTGCATTTGAAAAGCACGCTTAAAAGATTACAAGTTTCTGGTTGTTATAATCTGAGAGACAGCTGCTTTGATGTAGTAGCTCAGTTGTCGGCGCTAGAACAGTTACGTTTATTCGATTTGTTATATGTAAAGGATATACAAGGCGTGGCTACTAAACTACGACAAGCGCTACCAAATTGCAAAATTGAAGTGAGAGCCTCCCAGTAG